The following are encoded together in the Lactuca sativa cultivar Salinas chromosome 1, Lsat_Salinas_v11, whole genome shotgun sequence genome:
- the LOC111909946 gene encoding root allergen protein: protein MTVVTSEFEVSSSLPASKFFNAYRDFNNIAPKVDPETYKTVVTVEGDGGAGTIRDISFGDGVPFTSGKSKLDVVDSDNFTVVYTIFEGDVLMGQLDSMTHHVKFIPSPDGGCVYKSTIVHNCKGETQLPEEAINMAKEGFKKTFKAIESFIHGNPHTY from the exons ATGACAGTTGTTACTTCTGAGTTCGAGGTCTCTTCTTCCCTCCCAGCTTCCAAATTTTTCAATGCCTATCGTGACTTTAACAACATTGCACCAAAGGTCGATCCGGAAACATACAAAACCGTAGTGACCGTCGAAGGTGATGGAGGCGCTGGAACTATCAGGGACATCTCTTTTGGCGATG GCGTCCCATTTACAAGCGGAAAGTCGAAACTTGATGTTGTTGATAGTGACAACTTCACTGTTGTTTACACCATCTTTGAAGGAGATGTCTTGAtgggacaactagattcaatgactCATCATGTTAAGTTTATACCTTCACCTGATGGAGGATGTGTATACAAGTCTACCATTGTGCATAACTGTAAAGGTGAAACTCAACTTCCTGAGGAAGCTATCAATATGGCAAAAGAAGGATtcaagaaaactttcaaggcgATTGAGAGTTTTATCCATGGAAATCCTCACACTTATTAA